A single region of the Mannheimia bovis genome encodes:
- the lpxB gene encoding lipid-A-disaccharide synthase produces MKNKSPIIALVAGEVSGDILGAGLVKALKVHYPNARFIGVAGPRMISEGCETLFDMEELSVMGLAEVVKHLPRLLKRRKQVIDEMLQLKPDIFIGIDAPDFNLTVEEKLKASGIKTIHYVSPSVWAWRQKRVFKIGRATNLVLAFLPFEKAFYDRFNVPCRFIGHTMADAIPLEQDRSQACLSLNIDESKRYMAILVGSRGSEIQFLAEPFLKTAQLLKARFPDLQFLVPMVNEKRFVQFNEIKAQVAPELELTIIQGKAREAMIAAECTLLASGTAALEAMLCKSPMVVGYKMKPLTYWLAKRLVKTDYISLPNLLAQELLVPELIQEECNPENLAKHLTVFLADDIESQTKKSALKQRFVELHKSIQCNADEQAAQAVVDLLNSSTSGHIY; encoded by the coding sequence ATGAAAAATAAATCACCTATTATTGCTCTAGTGGCAGGGGAAGTATCTGGCGATATTCTCGGAGCAGGGTTAGTTAAAGCATTAAAAGTGCATTATCCAAATGCTCGTTTTATTGGGGTAGCCGGTCCACGAATGATATCAGAGGGTTGCGAGACTTTATTTGATATGGAAGAACTCTCGGTTATGGGTTTAGCTGAGGTGGTTAAACATCTTCCAAGATTACTGAAACGTCGTAAGCAAGTGATTGATGAAATGCTTCAATTAAAGCCCGATATTTTTATTGGTATTGATGCACCGGATTTCAACTTAACTGTTGAAGAAAAACTCAAAGCGAGTGGTATTAAAACTATTCATTATGTGAGCCCATCGGTGTGGGCGTGGCGTCAAAAGCGGGTGTTTAAAATTGGTAGAGCGACTAATTTGGTATTAGCATTTCTGCCGTTTGAGAAGGCATTCTACGATAGGTTTAATGTGCCTTGCCGTTTTATTGGTCATACAATGGCTGATGCAATTCCTTTAGAACAGGATCGTTCGCAAGCCTGTTTATCTCTTAATATTGATGAAAGCAAACGCTATATGGCAATTTTGGTGGGAAGTAGAGGTAGCGAAATTCAATTTTTAGCTGAGCCATTTTTAAAAACAGCTCAACTTCTAAAGGCTCGCTTTCCTGATTTGCAATTCTTAGTCCCAATGGTTAATGAAAAGCGATTTGTGCAATTTAATGAGATTAAAGCACAAGTTGCTCCAGAACTAGAGCTTACTATTATTCAAGGCAAGGCTCGTGAAGCGATGATTGCAGCGGAATGTACGCTCTTAGCGTCCGGCACGGCTGCATTAGAAGCAATGCTGTGCAAATCGCCAATGGTTGTTGGCTATAAAATGAAACCGCTTACTTATTGGTTGGCAAAAAGGTTGGTTAAGACAGACTATATTTCTCTGCCTAATTTACTTGCTCAAGAGCTTCTTGTGCCAGAGTTAATCCAAGAGGAGTGTAATCCGGAGAATTTGGCAAAACATTTAACGGTTTTCCTTGCAGATGATATAGAAAGCCAAACTAAGAAGTCAGCTTTAAAGCAGCGATTTGTTGAGTTGCACAAGTCAATTCAATGTAATGCAGATGAGCAAGCGGCTCAAGCGGTTGTTGATTTATTAAATAGTTCTACAAGCGGTCATATTTATTGA
- the sohB gene encoding protease SohB, with amino-acid sequence MWKEVLLNYGIFLLELLTVFGIIAVVVMLILESKKQTENGTVSITNLTKKYKEQQKSLAGFFLSEAELKHQEKQEKKAEKEKAKAEKRRLKEGGESEEAPSRLFVLNFNGDMMAHEVNSLRREIDAVISLANPEKDEVLLRLESPGGVVHGYGLAASQLQRLRYRNIPLIAAVDKVAASGGYMMACVANKIVSAPFAVIGSVGVVAQVPNIHRFLKKHDIDVDVMTAGEYKRTVTLVGENTEKGKQKFQQELEETHLLFKQFVAQHRPQLDIEKVATGEHWFGQQAIELNLVDEIATSDDLILNAIFEKEVIELKYKEKKKLSQKIGSQLEQSAENVLTKILNKGRSTIM; translated from the coding sequence ATGTGGAAAGAAGTTTTACTTAATTATGGGATTTTCTTATTAGAATTATTAACGGTTTTCGGCATTATTGCAGTGGTAGTAATGTTGATTTTGGAGTCCAAAAAACAAACTGAGAATGGTACAGTATCTATTACAAATTTAACGAAAAAATATAAGGAACAGCAAAAATCACTTGCAGGATTTTTCTTGAGTGAAGCAGAGCTAAAGCATCAAGAAAAGCAAGAGAAAAAAGCGGAGAAAGAGAAGGCAAAAGCTGAGAAGAGACGTTTAAAAGAAGGTGGAGAAAGCGAAGAAGCCCCATCTCGCTTGTTTGTACTGAATTTTAATGGCGATATGATGGCACACGAGGTTAATTCTCTACGCCGAGAAATTGATGCAGTGATTAGCCTTGCTAATCCAGAAAAAGATGAAGTATTGCTCAGATTAGAAAGCCCAGGTGGTGTGGTTCACGGTTATGGGTTAGCAGCTTCACAGTTGCAACGCTTGCGTTATCGCAATATTCCTTTAATTGCAGCGGTGGATAAAGTTGCTGCAAGCGGTGGTTATATGATGGCTTGTGTGGCAAATAAAATTGTGTCTGCTCCGTTTGCGGTGATTGGCTCGGTAGGTGTTGTAGCTCAAGTGCCAAATATTCATCGTTTCCTGAAAAAACACGATATTGATGTGGATGTGATGACTGCAGGCGAATATAAACGTACAGTAACTTTAGTCGGCGAAAATACAGAGAAAGGTAAGCAAAAATTCCAACAAGAATTGGAAGAAACTCATTTATTGTTCAAACAATTTGTCGCTCAACACCGCCCACAATTAGATATTGAAAAAGTAGCAACAGGTGAACATTGGTTCGGACAGCAAGCGATTGAGTTAAATTTAGTAGATGAAATTGCAACCAGTGATGATCTTATTTTAAATGCAATCTTTGAGAAAGAGGTGATTGAATTGAAATATAAAGAGAAGAAGAAATTGAGCCAGAAAATCGGCTCACAGTTAGAACAATCTGCGGAAAATGTGTTAACTAAGATCTTAAATAAAGGTCGTTCAACGATAATGTAG
- the dppD gene encoding dipeptide ABC transporter ATP-binding protein gives MALLTVNQLSVHFGDEKTPFKAVDRVSYEINEGEVLGIVGESGSGKSVSSLAIMGLIDFPGRVMAENLHFNGNDLLALKPKQKQQIVGADVSMIFQDAMTSLNPSYTVGYQIMEALKVHQGGSKASRRERAVELLTMVGIPDPESRLEVYPHQLSGGMSQRVMIAMAIACNPKLLIADEPTTALDVTIQAQIIDLLLELQRKENMALILITHDLALVAEAAHRIIVMYAGQVVEEGKAAEIFSSPLHPYTQALLKALPEFAEGKSRLQSLPGVVPGKYDRPQGCLLNPRCPYATDKCRVEEPLMQTINGRQVKCHTPLTLAGTPLAFEQHLRG, from the coding sequence ATGGCATTATTAACTGTTAATCAGCTTTCCGTCCATTTTGGCGATGAAAAAACGCCATTTAAAGCGGTGGATCGCGTAAGCTACGAAATCAACGAAGGCGAAGTATTAGGCATTGTTGGCGAGTCAGGTTCAGGGAAATCGGTGAGTTCATTAGCAATTATGGGCTTAATCGACTTTCCCGGTCGTGTAATGGCGGAAAATTTACATTTTAACGGCAATGATTTGTTGGCATTAAAACCAAAGCAAAAACAGCAAATTGTAGGTGCTGATGTGTCTATGATTTTCCAAGATGCAATGACTAGCCTCAACCCAAGCTACACTGTTGGTTATCAGATTATGGAAGCGTTAAAAGTCCATCAAGGAGGTTCAAAAGCAAGTCGCCGTGAGCGAGCTGTTGAGCTACTTACAATGGTGGGTATTCCGGATCCTGAGTCTCGTTTAGAGGTTTATCCGCACCAACTTTCAGGCGGTATGAGCCAGCGAGTAATGATTGCAATGGCGATTGCCTGTAACCCTAAATTATTGATTGCCGATGAGCCAACCACCGCATTAGATGTAACCATTCAAGCACAGATCATTGACTTACTTTTAGAGTTACAACGCAAAGAAAATATGGCGTTAATTCTGATTACTCACGATCTTGCTCTTGTAGCAGAAGCGGCTCACCGTATTATCGTAATGTATGCAGGACAAGTGGTTGAAGAAGGAAAAGCAGCAGAAATTTTCAGCTCGCCACTTCACCCTTACACCCAAGCATTGCTGAAAGCCTTGCCTGAATTTGCCGAAGGGAAATCTCGTTTGCAATCTCTACCAGGCGTTGTACCAGGTAAATACGACCGACCACAGGGCTGTTTGCTCAATCCTCGCTGCCCTTATGCAACGGATAAATGTCGTGTAGAAGAACCTCTAATGCAGACTATCAATGGCAGACAAGTAAAATGCCATACCCCTTTAACACTTGCGGGCACACCACTTGCATTTGAACAACATCTGAGAGGTTAA
- a CDS encoding peptide ABC transporter ATP-binding protein: MSDLQKNNKNAPLLDAINLKKYYPVKKGMFSPPKLVKAVDGVSFTLERGKTLAIVGESGCGKSTLGRMLTMIESPTEGELFYNGQNFLVNDKETTQLRRKKIQIVFQNPYSSLNPRKKVGAILEEPLLINTDLSAKQRKEKVLEMMAKVGLKPEFYDRYPHMFSGGQRQRIAIARGLMLQPDIVVADEPVSALDVSVRAQVLNLMMDLQEEMGLSYVFISHDLSVVEHIADEVMVMYLGRCVEQGDTKTIFSNPRHPYTQALLSATPRLDPNQRRERIKLTGELPSPLKPPRGCAFNARCRFATDLCRVSQPDLKTYADGTRIACFVVNE; encoded by the coding sequence ATGAGCGATTTACAAAAAAATAATAAAAACGCACCGCTTCTCGATGCGATTAATTTAAAAAAATATTACCCGGTTAAAAAGGGAATGTTCTCGCCACCAAAGCTGGTTAAAGCGGTTGATGGTGTGTCATTCACGCTTGAACGTGGCAAAACATTGGCGATTGTAGGCGAATCGGGCTGTGGAAAATCAACTTTAGGGCGAATGCTCACAATGATTGAAAGCCCAACTGAGGGAGAATTATTCTACAACGGGCAGAATTTCTTAGTAAATGATAAAGAAACCACCCAGTTACGCCGTAAAAAAATTCAGATTGTGTTCCAAAATCCATATAGCTCGCTCAATCCTCGCAAAAAAGTAGGGGCGATTTTGGAAGAACCATTGCTGATTAATACCGATTTATCTGCAAAACAGCGTAAAGAAAAAGTATTAGAAATGATGGCAAAAGTCGGGTTAAAACCTGAATTTTATGACCGCTATCCACATATGTTCTCCGGTGGACAACGCCAGCGAATCGCCATTGCTCGTGGTTTGATGCTACAACCTGACATTGTAGTGGCTGATGAGCCCGTTTCCGCCTTAGACGTTTCGGTTCGAGCCCAAGTGCTTAACTTGATGATGGATCTACAAGAAGAAATGGGTCTGTCTTATGTCTTTATTTCACACGATTTATCTGTTGTTGAACACATTGCAGATGAAGTGATGGTTATGTATTTAGGGCGTTGTGTTGAACAAGGCGACACTAAAACGATTTTTAGCAACCCTCGCCACCCTTATACACAAGCCTTGCTCTCAGCAACACCACGTTTAGATCCAAATCAACGTCGTGAACGCATTAAGCTAACAGGTGAATTACCAAGCCCGCTTAAGCCACCGAGAGGCTGTGCTTTTAATGCTCGTTGTCGTTTTGCAACTGATCTATGCCGTGTTAGCCAGCCCGATCTCAAGACCTATGCAGATGGCACTCGCATTGCCTGTTTTGTGGTAAATGAGTAA